ttttttttaatcctttcgAGGACAAAGCTAACAGCAACGTAGTTCTCTTGGTTCACTGGCTGTCCTGTGCAGTAAGAGGAAGGCAGATAAATACCACCTGCGAAACGGAAAGTGTttagcagaaagcaaaactgtaaGGCATGTGATGCTTTTATATCTGCCAAAGTTATGAATCCTAGTTACTGAGCTCATCTTTGAGGGCGTGTTGTGTATCTGCCTTAGGGATCAGGACTCAGAAGTCAGAGATGGGTTGATTATTCTATTTTGTTGTAAAACCTCCCTTCTGGTATCTAGACCTCTGTCTTTTCAGTTGTGCCTGCGTTTTCATTCAGGTGTGTTGTAGTGGGTTTAACTCCATATGATCGCTGCAGATGACAGTTTGACTTGTCACTTAGAGGTTGGGAACTTCACTAGCGTATGAAGGCAATGAAAATTTTACCCTCTGGCCAAAGGTATTCGGCGTGAAATAGAGAAATCATTACCAACACCTTCCTTAATAGTAAGGCTTGAGGAGAAGGTTTAAGCTATAGGAAATTATTCTGTTGATGCTACTGGAGTCACTCTGAAcccagggttttgttttgctgccgAGTTCAGGTTGCTGTTGCTGACTGCAGCTTTTTCAGATAAAGAACTTCATTTGTCACATCTGATCTCGAATAGTCTGAGactctcaaaatgaaaacagggaATAAGTAGTGAGTTGAAATGGTGGCCTCAGGGTACAGTAGTAAATCCCAAGCCAAGTGGAGAGTCTCCTACTTGAGCCTTGGACTCCTTAAAGGAAATTACATGCTAGGCTTATTCCTGTAAGGGGCTGCATATTGAAAGAATGAGTGGAGGTGGTATATCCCCTCTTCAGAAAACATATGGtaacactttaaaatgtttaaaagtaaCATCATATTTTGAAGGTGCTAGGGGCAAGGGAGAAAGTGTAATGGCTTTAACTTGTGTCCCATGAGATTTAAAAGCACTCCtgaagttttttggtttttttttttttctttgttcttagttttggattttttctcttttggggGACTGACAGGGTGAAGATCAACTAtaaatttcttctgctgaatTGTGAAATTCTGTTTAATCTTCAAACTGGCGATGTCAAGGGTGCCGAGTCCTCCTCCTCCGGCAGAAATGTCGAGTGGACCTGTAGCAGAGAGCTGGTGCTACACTCAGGTAAGTCCACAATGTGCTGAGATATTCTTGACGTAACGCGATTAAAACCTGTGGTAAGAAATTTTTACAAAACAAGTTTAGAGTCTGGCTTGTCAGACGACAATGTGCTTGCTGACCGTGAGCATTGATCACAGCAACAGCAGAATGTTTGCCCTCTGCCCTTGGtggaggaggcagctggagagGTTGGAGTGGTCCAGTTGCCACTGCCAGCCATTTCCAGACTCTGTTGTCGCGTGCTTGGTGCTTACTTGTCACACAGGTGACTCAATAAAACTTCCAGGTTTTCAGTTTTAAGACTGAGTTAAAAGATGGCTTTTAAGATGGCCAGGGTGAATGTGCGTGACCCTAAACAGcctattttcctctgttttaagaTCAAGGTGGTGAAGTTTTCCTACATGTGGACCATAAACAACTTCAGCTTCTGCCGAGAAGAAATGGGTGAGGTCATCAAAAGCTCGACCTTTTCATCTGGAGCCAATGATAAACTTAAATGGTAAGAAATAGAGCAGAGGGGTTCTCCCTGTTTGTACAACTGTGTGAAAGAATTTGGGCTTCTGTAACAGAGGGAACATAAAAAATAGTTGTACTGCACATGGATTCTTGCTTCCTTGGATGTGCGACATACGCATAGGGAGAAAGTACTGTTGCTTCAGCGCAGTGTTTGGACATACAAAACAAATGTGAGGATCTGGTTGTTTGCAGTGTTTCTTTGATAATGGAAAACATCAGAAGTAATAGAAAGCCGTAGCTGGAAGGAAGACTACATCCTGCCTTGAAGCAGAGATGTGCTGTGGAGGATTAGTAATGTCTtaagttgggggttttttgacCGATATTTATCTTAACAAGTTCTTACAAGCCAATGAGAGTCCGCAGCTGGTGTATTCAAGCTGTATTTCATCCTCCCAGTTTCAGTCCCTAATACTCCATGttgttaaaaagaatttttgCCTGCGCTCTAAACCTGCAATTTAAGACTATTGCTACTGTATTACCTTTCTCTTTATGGCAGCTTTTTGTGGATTTGGAGACTTAACATTGTTACTTCGATGACCTCTGTGTTCTATAACTCCTTCTGCCCAGGAGTTTCTGCTTCTTAAAGATGACATTATTTTTacccttttcctttaaaaccttTCTTATCTTCCTTGAGTTCTCAAGTAATTTCCAGTAACTCAGAGAGGACTTTGGTCAGAACATGTATCTACTGTGAGTTGTGTCTGACCTCGTAGATCCGTGGACGCCTGCTTCCCTATTTTATCCCTTGTTGGTGATAAGTGttttagcatttttcttcagacCTCCTTAGTGTAGGCTGCAGCAGATTACCACTGAATAATTCTCTGTGAGCACGCGGTACAATTTTTGTTCCCTTCCTTTGGGTGGCAGACCTGTGCTTTCCTTGGACTGCTTTTGGTTGTTAAATTACTTTACCTTTATAACCTTTGCTAGTCGTATCTCATTCTAATGTCTAGATCTTTCTGATTTTGATTGTCCTTGTGTGTTTGAGTTGTTAGTCATTTGGCCTAGTTTTTGCTTCGTGTTAGATTCTGTGTCAAGTTTCAGGTCACGGAAGTGCTTATGAGTTAGCCTCTTCCTGCACTTACTACCTTTTCTTTACACAGGAgtattcttctctttttgtccTGGTATTATGTTTTTGAGAAACTACCAGCCTTCCAGAAATATATCTTTCCTTTCAGTTGCTTCCTGTGGAATTTTACCTACCATTTCTCTGGATTTGTTGCACGTCCTCAAATCTGTTGCCTCCATTctactattattttttcccacttgCCTTTTGTGAAAGTTGACATCCAGGGTGCTTTTCAGTAACTTAAACCATACCCCCCTCCTTACCCCCCTGTATTTTTTTGAATTGGTTTGCCCATAGCTACTGCCTGTGTATTATCTGTCTTGGAGATGTAGCAGGAGGCTGACTGTAACACACAGTTCCACTCTATTTACCCAGCTATTATTTCCATGTGGTTCAGTGGCTGTTAAACAGAACTTGTTTGCTGTACATTTTATTGTGAAAATTCTACAATGCCCTTTCTTTGAAAGCCGTGAATGACCTGCCAAAAACTGTTCCTGACATCTCATTCAGATGCCTGCTTCTACAGGTGTTTACGTGTGAACCCTAAAGGCTTGGATGAAGAAAGTAAAGATTATCTCTCCCTCTATCTGTTGCTGGTGAGCTGTCCAAAAAGTGAAGTTCGAGCAAAGTTCAAATTCTCCATCCTGAATGctaaaggagaagaaacaaaagcaatggGTGTGTAAAAACTCTGTCTGATGGGgtcagttgtttcttttttgctgtttgatCAAGGGAGTTGCTCAGCTGGTGTTTAAAGCACCGTATCTTTCTTTCAGAGAGCCAGCGAGCATATCGATTTGTACAAGGCAAGGACTGGGGATTCAAAAAATTTATTAGAAGAGACTTTCTTTTGGATGAGGCCAATGGACTTCTTCCAGATGACAAACTCACTCTCTTCTGTGAGGTAagtcttcctctgcagctgaaaGAATAGCAGTTCCATTAGCTTAAGGTGGATGTGACCTTATTTTTCATCATTGCTTTTAAGGAGTCAGAGGTATCGGAAGAAATACTGGATGTTTATATGGCACTTAGATTTTATTTGTGCGTGTGCGTGCACCTGTGTGGCTGGTggctttttctccctgtgaTTCGTCGCATTTcgcttccatttattttttgttactttataTTTGTCTTTTACCTGTGATGATAATAGGAATTAAACATGTTTTGATTATCATTTCACTTCTGGTTTAGTGTTATCCATCTGTTTGCACTCCTTAATTTGAAACTCAATTGGGATAATAACCAACGCTAGCTCTGTAATGGAAACTGGCCCACCTATTACTTGCCTACTGAATaaagagttttattttcctaagtGTGTCTATACagccaacaaaaagaaaaatttaagaaaaaggaattttatagTAACCACAACTTTCTGATtgttgtgtttgtatttttttacaactgcttacaaaattattatttcaccGATACGTATTTCAGACAGAGATGCAGGCAGTTATTTCCAAAACTAGATATTTAAGTTTAGCAACCTTAACGAGCAAATTTAAACTCTCTAATTTGTGTCTTCAGAGCTTCTGCTGCCTTATTCCCTTTGTCTTTTTAACTGCAAAATACCTCctgttgctgtgatttttttgccAGAAGACAAGTGGAACACATTGTTCTCTCTTTGGATCTCCTGCAGTGGTTTTTATGGGagtcttttcttttgttgtgttttctttcaggagTGAGAGAAATGCTTCAAAGTTGTTTGTCAGCTGGATTtgcttgtttggttggttttgtttgtgggtttttttttttctttttttttgtttgttttcgtgttttttcccagttttctcTGGCCATCAGAAGCATGCAGATGTTAATTTAACAAACATCTCTTAAAGGGCGTGTATTCAGTCAGTAGCATAAATTAGCACTGTCAGGGATGGAACCTTTCCTTTAACACTTGTAGCAGTATGGGAGGAGAAGAGGACAGTGTCTTGGATGACACCTCTATAGGTCTGGCAATTATTCTTTCCTTCATGACAAAAGAGCCAGAAAACTTACAATTGTGGAgtgaaattaagaaattaatgtcTGAGAAGGGAATTTGCAAGGTGCAATGTAGATAAACCTGAGATCCACCAGTAGTCTTGGCAACTAGCACTAATTCAAGTCACTTCATTCTTCTCTGAATTACTCCCTTCAATAGCTTCAGCtcagtgtttttgtttgctctggATGAAGAGGAAACTTGCTGCTGGCTTCACCTGGCCTTGATGTCTTCTGTTCTCTCTCTGTTTGTTCTACAGTCTAGCATGTAAGAAATATTAAGTTTAGTGGTATTGGAGGGGAAGGTTTTGCTGTCTGGAAACAGTTTGGCGAGAACTTTCAACAGCTTCATTTTGGGGTTCCCCAAtacccccccccttttttttttttttaaattttcccttctttttttttttcctttattttcttcgCGGAGCTTAAGTCTCTTAGCGCACAAGCAGTGTGCCATATGCTTTCCTAATGCTTCCCTGCTGGCCACAGGTGCCAAGTGATGCTGCTCACATCTGTACTTTCAGCAAGCGTGTTTTTGTATGTAGGAACTCTCTAAGGAGTTAGCAATAGTGGATGTTGAGGTGCTTGTTATGTGGGGATATGTTGGAGTTTTCTGGAGACCAGAAGGTTGCTGAGTGTCTCTGCTGCACCTTCTCATTACTTTATtaaagttaaaaggaaaaagccttttgctctctgctcgTGTCCGGTGCTGAACACCAATAATGTCTTGCTGAAAATGCTGCTAAGGCAGAGAATGATGTTCCTTGTCAAGCATTTCAAATCTGACCTCATTTAGTTGTCAGTTTGGGGCTTTTTCAACCTCTGTTTTGCAGGTGGGGCTGATTGTTCATATCCCAACTGCATtactttttgctgtttaaatcATATTCCAACATCATAGGTAAATATTCTGGAAAATCTCCAAAAAGAATGGTGTTCCCAAAGTTATGCTAACAGCTCTTTTCCAAACTGAGCATTGGTTCCCTTGCTAAGATGTTGAAAATAGCTTAAGCAAAACATTCTCTATTTTGACCTCTAAGGCTGGTCACCACTCGGAATCTACCAGTCTAACTCCTTATGTAAAAAGCCATGTAATACATTTTCAGGCcagattttctttcatatatGAAGATGATTTATTTGTTGGTTTGAGACACAGTTTGCAAGTCTCTCTTGGCTGGTCTGTAATCAGTATTGGACTCCAGCAAGGGATCTGTGTCTTAGAATTCCTTTTTAATGAATGTGATGAGTTTTAATCCATCCTTAGGTCCACGTTGCTGGCCTAGATGTTGCAGGGCAAAAAGGTGATGTAGCTGTCGCATTAATGACGAAGAATATTAGCTTTCTCACATTTGCTCTATCTAATCATCAGTGGCCTTTGGCAAGCAGCATCTGATACTTGTTTGGGTTTGAGTGTTGTATGGTTTGTACAAGATGTGTCTGCTATCGGAAACCCACTGGAGGTTTCCAAGAGTGGGGGCATGTGCTGTCAGCAAGTTTTTTCCTTAGAAGATGCTTCTGTCATCTCTCTCACTTCATAATTTACCTCTCCTTTTACACAAATGTGAAGGTTCCTTTGCTGTCCCTTGTTGTTCTGTGGCCATTGGTTATTAATAGAACTGAAATTTAACTTGGACTTGACAGCAAATCCAGGAAATAGTCTCAGGGATGCTTCCCTGTCAGTCAGCTTCTTGCTTTATTCTTTGTTGTAGTGGGGTAGTATTAGTCACCCTGATCTTTTCTAATTGGAGTCTGCTGTAGAAGGCGTATGATTTACTGTGCGTTCAACAATAATGGTTCGGTGCTGAATAGGCTCTTAACGGTTCCCTTTGTGTAGGTTATTCGTCAGCCAATATGGCTACGTATGGTCCCTGCCTGACCATGCATGCTTTAGAGCAGGAGGTAAGGAATCTGTCTGCCTTCCCCGAATCTTCTTAGTTACTTGAcataaagctgctttttaaaacttactgaggtttttttgggtttctggtttgggtttttttttaatattctgtaaTTTGATGGAAGCATTGAACCCTCTAAGAAATTTAGAACCAGAAGCAGCAAGGCATTTGGGGGGTGGTCAGGCATTGCCTTTGCACGCACGTGTGGATGCAGTGCTCGGTTATAGAAGCCCTCTGTGTACTTCGTTTTCATTTGTACTGCTGTCTGTATTGCATTATTGATTGGGGAGGGTTTCAGAGTGTtgatagaaggaaaaaactaGGTCAGGTATGATGtctgtaaaagcagaaaaataaggtTCCACTTCCTTAGGAAACCATCTAATAAGGTTACAATTAAATTGCATAGACGTGCTATTAATTTGGGGTCTAGAAGGAAACCTGCTGGTGTGATTTTGGACTTGGGGTAGGCACTCTGGAGGAGCAGAGAACAGGGTTAAGGCAGGGGTAGTAAGGATGCCTTGAAAATGTAGGCATTTTTAATCATACAGTGACTCTGCTCGAGAGGTGTgggttttgctttgcatttcccttCACCTGCcctggaaataaaaacatcCTGTAGGGAGACAAGTTTTGCAGTGTGTGGTTTTGAGTtcgtttgctttcttttccccttcaggTGAGTGTGGTACAGGACTCTGTCAATATCTCCGGCCAGAACACTATGAACATGGTGAAGGTACCAGAGTGCCGCTTGGCAGATGAGTTGGGAGGACTCTGGGAGAACTCGCGCTTCACGGACTGCTGCCTGTGCGTTGCAGGCCAGGAGTTCCAGGCTCACAAAGCCATACTAGCAGGTCAGTATTGAGTTGGTTGGGCCTTAGCAGGGTGGGAGACATCAACCTGCTGGCAAGGGGGCTTTTTTGAGTTGTTACTTCTTTAAAGGAGAATTCTGCAGCTCTTTTAACTGCAGAGCTGTAGTACAGGAGTATTTTGTGAACTGTCACAGGTAGAGAAGAAATATCTACTCTGTTTTTAATTGCCTATCTCCTCCGATAGCGAGGATGGTAGGAGGATTCTTTTGTGGCTGTAGTGTGCTATAATGTATTCCTAAAGCATTTGTAAGGGGAAGTTAGCACAGTTCCAGAGGAATACTTGCTTGTAAAGTCAAGAAACATACCTTACCACCCATGTACTCTTTGACCTGGGTTGAAAGGACATGATAAATTCTCCCATTCCTGGTTTGAAGCTACGTCAGCCACATTATGTTGCATCACAACCTGTACTTTTCTTTACCAGTTGTACCCAATTTTCCCTGTCTGCTGTAGGAGAGCTTTTCCTGCATCAAGTAGCAGGACAGTTGTTGAGGTGTTAGCAGGCTACACTTAGTTCCTCCTGAAGTGTAAAAGAGCATCTCtaactgtgtttttatttcccccaCTGCCGCAGCACGTTCCCCGGTTTTCAGCGCCATGTTTGAGCATGAGATGGAGGAGAGTAAAAAGGTAAGTTCCTGAAGGAAGGAGAGCTACTGCTGCTAGGTGAACAGCTCTCTAGTCAATGCTTAGCTTCACTGGTCAGAGAACTTCTTCAGGTAGTGTTTGTGACTGTTGTCAccttttaactgtttttctcACATTAGATGCAGGTCTCTGCTTCAACTGTCctgaagggaggaaggaagggatcAAGGAGGCAATTGTTACCTTTGTTACTCTGGGGGAAAGAGTTTGGGGTGGGGTagggagaagcagaaaatgtgaaatacaaCTTAGAATTCTTCTTACTCCATCTGcatcttcttttgttttttttcgggggtgttttttgttcttttggggTTCGTTTTTGGTGTTCAAGTAGTACACATTCTAAATAGTTTGTCTCTACAAATTTCTGAATACTGAAAGAGCTTGGGTAGAAGAAAGCCAGTAGCCTCTTGTCAGGATCTTAATAAGCTTCATTTTTCTGGTACAGAATCGGGTTGAAATCAATGACGTGGAGCCTGAAGTTTTTAAGGAAATGATGTGCTTTATTTACACGGGGAAGGCACCAAATCTTGACAAAATGGCTGATGActtgctggcagctgctgaCAAGGTACAGTTGGGATTTATGGGTGTTCAGAGAACCAGGAATGACATGTGCCTTGCTTTACACGATGCTAATCGGAGATTGCTGCAGTAAGTTTTTCGTGTGATCATTGTGGTTGGGCAGTTTCTTCGAATTGGTCGTGGCTTATAGGTAAAGCTGGATGGAGTATGAGATACCTATAAGACAGGATATACATATAAGATACCTGTAGCTGTATAGATACATATCTTAACATATAACAGTCAGGAATTTTTGTCTCTACTGctcatttttaagcattttcttaaaatttcagAGGACATCTCTGTTCAGCATAATCTGGCATAAGAGCTGGGGGTGAGAAGAAAATTGTGAGGTGGACCTGGCGatattttttttagtgtgaTTATTACCAAATCTCAAAAGTAGTGTTCTGTCTTGGCAAACAGGGCCTGCTTCTCCTTCTGGTCTGGCTGGTATCAGCAGCTTCAAGAGATGCTCTAAAATGATGGATAGCCAAGAGTGGGAAGGTcctgttgtttattttctttttgcagtggCAGTCCCTGCTGTTTATGGAGAGGAGGGGTGCACTGGAGGAAGCCCTGTTGCCTAACCCGTCTGTGGTTTTGCAGGGTCCTTGCCAGGGTGGTGTCGGGAATGGTCTGACGGGAAGGCAGCTGGTAGTCCCCGTGTAGCAGGCcttgccagccagccagccgcTGCCTCCTTCCCTTTGCAGCACCAAGGACAGAAGAGTGCTCTGCTGGCCTGTGAGCCGTATTAACCAGTGAAAATTCGTAATATATAaccaaaattttatttgctttttcttttttctcttaaaagtgAACTTAGTGCTGGTGAAAGATGCCAGTTTGACAGCACTGGAGACTAAAGTCCTGAATTTATCCATCGAACAGGTTCAGCACGGGTAGCAGCAGTGCAAGATTCTCCACACTGCCCTGCCAATGTGCCTCAACTCTGACCTGGAGGGACCACCTCTAGGGGTGAGAGCGTAGTTCAGTCTCCATGCTTCTTCAGTCCTTGGATTCTCTTGTGGGTGCCAGTTAGGGTGGTGGATTTTAAGGTGTGGATGCATGTAACCTTGTTCCACGCAACCACCACATGGCCATCAAATTCCCTGTCACTGCAGACCTGGGCTTCAtcagaaatgctgattttaGAGGTGAAATGCTCCATATGCCATCATTAGGCCACTGCGACTAGAATTAAAGTGGAAATAATGCAAGGAGATTCTTGGCCTGATGATAATCATTGCCACATTTTATTCAATATTTAAAGAGTGTTGACTGAGAGCTCACGTACCGTCTTTAACTGAGACAAGTGTAAGCAAGAAGCAGTACATTAAGGACAGATTAGGCTTTAACTTTGAGTTTCCTGGCTTTTAATGtaggttttttcttccttttaaaatcattgtgtgtcttttaaaagcataaataaaaaaaaaatctttcacaaaAGCACATAAGACATCTAATATTTACTCAAGAGACTGAAACAGCTTCTTCTGAGATCCTCCTGTCTCTTGGGAAAAATACGTAATtagaccaaaaccaaaacaaagcacgTCTTCTCAACCCAGGAGATACTATTTCATTCTCTTGGGTAAGTATGCTATTGGgtagggtggttttttttcaagagtaattaagaaagggggggaggggaaatcTTGGTACCTGAGAGACCAGAATGGCTACTTTTGCCCTACTATGTAATTAGAAGCTGAGCTATTTGtagcaaaaaccaaaataaaaattgtacaTGCATGGAGGAGAATATTCAGTTTACAAAAGGAATGATTTTAAGCTTCATTTGCTGCATTTTAAGCTACTGACAGACAATAATATAAACTAATGGCTTGCCCCTCGCTTGAAACTGTTTTAGTTATTGATACAGATTAAGCAAGTAAATTTGATTTGCCTTCTCAGTTGTTCTGGTGGGAGAAAACTGTCCTGGTTATGAGTGCCATGCCTCAGCTGAAGTAATTATTATCACCGAGTCTTAAgtgaaaagatgtttttataatctaaaattattcatttaaacTTTAATCATAATGGGATGAAAATCTCAATCAGAATATAGAATCAATTTATAGGAATAGTGCTTATCATATGGCAAATGGTCCCGTCGTCATGCAGACGAGGTCGTTACCAGCTCTCTGCTCAGGCTGACAGAGCAATCCTTACAAATCTGGTATCTTCCGAATGTGCCCTCACATACTGAGGAACTTGTATTCCATGGCATCTCGAAGTTGTCCAAAAAAGCCTTATAAACAATATGAAGCTCACTTTCAAATGCAATTATCtgtcagattaaaaaaaccaacaatcttaaagattttcattttagaaacgTCACTCAGCTGGAAGCCATAATGTGAAGATGACTGTGTTTAATCATTAGGATAATTTATGTAGTGCTAATGTTATTACTCATTTAAGAACTGCATAAGAATTGACTACTCTCCTAATCCCTGTGAAATGTAATCGTGGGATCTAGGATATTCAGAACTATTCAGTCTGTTTCATCCAAAGAACTGCAAACCCCATAATCAGGTCACACACACCAGGGTTTTCAGAAGTATCTCGGTCTTGCAGTAACCGGCTATGATATTCTAAAAGGCTGAGGTTTGGCGTTTGGGTTTCATGTCTCGATAACCAGTGGCTTAAAGTTTTCTGAGTATCGACCTCTCTGAAGCCTGCCCGAGACCCCCGTGTTGCTTTTGCAAATCTTGGCTGTGTCTGAATGTTTCAATACTGACCGAAGTGCTGCAGAAAGTAGAGCGTGAGATTTATTAGGCAGCACTTCTGAGCACATCCTTTGGATTTCTCAAACCATTGGCATGGTCCAACCCTGTGGATCTAAAAATTGTTGAGGCAAATGCGCAATTGCACGGTAGAAACTCTTAGACTGAGATAGAGCTTTTGCCAGGGTGTTACAGACATGCTGTGATGTTTCGTTTCCAGCTGGATGGCCGCAAGAAATCAGGGGCATTTGTTTAACGTTGTAGTATTAAACTGGTAGCACGTACTTGAGCAGGGCTGATCTTAATGGCCAGGTTATTAATGGCGAAGAAATTGAGTGAAAACTGCCTAAACATCACTGGAACACCTATGGAGCATTCACTGTTAGATAGGCCTTCCCACTGAAGCCGGGTGATACAGTCACGCAGCAGTAGAGTGAGAGTAAAGGTTTGGCTTTAGCATTCTGTGCCTTGAAGTAACTGAGATAGGACGCATTCCAGGTGACCTGAAATTCTCATTTCAAAGCATGAGCACAGCACCAGTAAGCCTGTAACACCAGAAGAGTTATGGTGGGTATGTTTCCTCTCCATTGCTTTCCTCAGGGTGGGCACATCATGACTCtacttttcttttatctttttttgtttgtttgctggtCGCTACTTCTTCGAATACAGTTCAGGCGCATATAGCAAAGCAAAGAGGTCTGTTCAGCATGACAGGGTAGTTTGTTACTGAAGAGTGAAGGAGCACAAGTAAGGCTTCACGTCAGGCCTGACcaggtgttttcttctttgtaacCGTCCTTCGGCTTGTATTTTGCAGTATGCCCTGGAACGTCTGAAGGTGATGTGTGAGGACGCACTGTGCAGTAACCTGTCGGTGGAAAATGCAGCTGAGATTCTCATTTTAGCTGACCTACATAGCGCTGATCAACTGAAAACCCAAGCAGTGGACTTCATTAACTAGTGAGTTTACTTTTGTTCCAGGATGCAACAAATCTAGAGGAAAGTGTTTATTAAGCAATAGGGTTCACAACTTGTGAACTGTCGCACGTAGGGGAGATtctcctgttatttttcttttttagttctCCCATTGTGATACT
The DNA window shown above is from Phalacrocorax aristotelis chromosome 23, bGulAri2.1, whole genome shotgun sequence and carries:
- the SPOP gene encoding speckle-type POZ protein yields the protein MSRVPSPPPPAEMSSGPVAESWCYTQIKVVKFSYMWTINNFSFCREEMGEVIKSSTFSSGANDKLKWCLRVNPKGLDEESKDYLSLYLLLVSCPKSEVRAKFKFSILNAKGEETKAMESQRAYRFVQGKDWGFKKFIRRDFLLDEANGLLPDDKLTLFCEVSVVQDSVNISGQNTMNMVKVPECRLADELGGLWENSRFTDCCLCVAGQEFQAHKAILAARSPVFSAMFEHEMEESKKNRVEINDVEPEVFKEMMCFIYTGKAPNLDKMADDLLAAADKYALERLKVMCEDALCSNLSVENAAEILILADLHSADQLKTQAVDFINYHASDVMETSGWKSMVVSHPHLVAEAYRSLASAQCPFLGPPRKRLKQS